The Colletes latitarsis isolate SP2378_abdomen chromosome 14, iyColLati1, whole genome shotgun sequence genome has a segment encoding these proteins:
- the LOC143349681 gene encoding uncharacterized protein LOC143349681, protein MNEGNVDSGGLSKKYRLRKQVILPQENGNNALCVRTFWFFKSKRKSIENVSSSSSKCLTKKSKNKTQGSTESKGKACNCMEEKPEEIKLTWWEEIFGPDPKRFWPDPCICRLAVRQRRKIRKQDSRLLDPRFQETAGDVFLYTEQLKRHSRPCLEPQPKPPPAFKVPKAVLYRMLNDSDERVRRNFERQKISYDIQIPYEEMRPSTTRKRRMFNCREGIRSEDIVKPISAELNSFGVPPIVQQPYMQQGIEINNDKCSKKIEKAPVTKNNISKQSSQKRSRIEQLKIEIRQKDTSRCIALTDFEGTKMIHS, encoded by the exons AGAAGTACAGGTTACGTAAACAAGTAATTCTCCCTCAGGAAAATGGCAATAATGCACTCTGCGTGAGGACCTTCTGGTTCTTCAAGTCGAAACGGAAATCCATCGAAAACGTTAGCAGCAGTTCGTCGAAGTGTCTGAcaaaaaaatcgaaaaataaGACGCAGGGATCGACAGAGAGCAAAGGAAAAGCCTGTAACTGCATGGAAGAGAAGCCAGAGGAGATTAAGTTGACCTGGTGGGAAGAAATCTTTGGGCCAGACCCCAAGAgattctggccagatccttgcatttGTCGTCTGGCTGTTAGGCAAAGGCGGAAAATACGGAAACAGGATTCGAGATTGTTGGATCCACGGTTCCAGGAAACCGCTGGCGACGTGTTTCTTTACACAGAACAGCTGAAACGGCACAGTCGGCCATGTTTGGAACCGCAACCGAAACCACCCCCGGCGTTCAAGGTACCCAAGGCTGTGCTGTATAGGATGTTGAACGATAGTGATGAAAGGGTGAGACGTAATTTTGAAAGACAAAAGATATCGTACGATATACA AATTCCATACGAGGAAATGAGACCATCAACGACGAGAAAAAGAAGAATGTTTAATTGCCGCGAAGGAATTCGATCGGAAGATATTGTTAAGCCAATCAGCGCGGAACTGAATAGTTTCGGAGTACCTCCGATTGTTCAGCAACCCTATATGCAGCAAGGGATAGAAATCAATAATGAtaaatgttctaaaaaaatCGAAAAAGCTCCAGTTACAAAAAACAACATTTCGAAACAAAGTTCTCAGAAGCGTTCCAGAATAGAAcaacttaaaattgaaattcgacaaaaagatACATCGAGATGCATCGCCTTGACCGATTTCGAAGGAACTAAAATGATCCATTCGTGA
- the LOC143349690 gene encoding uncharacterized protein LOC143349690 yields the protein MSRKGTLSASKSKQIPRIFRNRRGLCTVRGWTHGEVGVVGGSVVGYTESSLLPVSPDEDKREETNKKGKQKASRNDDGTTIYCPERVWIECSHGIANETSVDAIGKTADVETVADIEKWLKTRTESVSSMDLDAIKSGVEEGVDRYLGEELQHAFLEKDPDGLSIDIDLSDKKLNLGYDPLLQELQSEKLLDACEKDGFILPEFQLDHLDPLALSPDDMMVAGEILPSTSAQPALSVPDRVVEEMCPEPEQDSLMGKTMIAEDQEQHGKSTRIVVDVLHDAENVNKGDVDVQSRKDSCSPDGATNLYMQDLDPENVIHQLPNARLVEANSENIIIEQLKTKAKVKLEPRIIKKRRKIPETTEKKLKNEITITGENFIDTEDGVMAVVAISTDKISNMTQIVINTGTEEQIYQGKTSELIEATGNFPRLPKIDTSTAWNSTIEQNVENTINHEMVISNALEELGITDDNLQPVLINEHGKVWDCPREDCSRQFSKLYALKGHLLAHYGVRPFKCDFEGCAWAFYSEFKLKRHKETHLKRKDYVCEVQGCNRRFTTIYNLWSHRKLHTRPKRIVCQVPDCPEKFQTKRALELHMKSHDQSHAPYVCKHEGCGKRYYSSNALTSHQRCHSYKEVDVKCSWPDCGKVFDKPCRLKAHIRSHTGSKPYPCTFQGCQWAFSSSSKLKRHQKKHTNERKFVCDVPSCGKAFMRSEHLREHRLTHKEGRYFQCFICNAKFSAKSSLYVHIKKHQNKEDAETDSCDVANEQKRGKVKDTHCSRVNPVVKSKRKSIDLNVDTACMDSPAIARPEQANTNLRNNNEIQTNVDAVPPQDKPKTLYHCPVETCTRSYTTKATLRAHMLKVHGTPVEDCDKSSKRVPGSPVYNMDYILYTTPSVSEPTEQMIMVAPCDAVILSASSETDRSLPEPEPPPLTNILKNSESSSQVMMHRQISNQHARKDQGSARTDLTFSDVWKLKANGAVLDSLVGASDVVLGTSDLEEGLLLTEELPSMYYQDDVVGTEYQVLLLDSVPSESTINLRGLE from the exons ATGTCTCGTAAAGGAACTCTCTCCGCTTCCAAGTCAAAACAAATCCCGCGAATCTTTCGTAATCGACGCGGTTTGTGTACGGTTCGCGGTTGGACGCACGGTGAGGTCGGCGTTGTGGGTGGATCAGTGGTAGGTTACACCGAGTCGAGTCTGCTTCCCGTTTCGCCGGACGAGGACAAAAGAGAGGaaacaaataaaaaaggaaaacagAAAGCATCGAGGAACGACGACGGAACGACGATATACTGTCCGGAGAGAGTCTGGATCGAGTGTAGCCACGGTATCGCGAACGAGACGAGTGTTGATGCGATCGGCAAGACCGCCGACGTCGAGACCGTAGCTGACATCGAGAAATGGTTAAAAACGCGGACGGAATCCGTGTCGAGCATGGACCTCGACGCGATCAAGTCAGGTGTCGAGGAGGGCGTCGACCGGTACCTGGGCGAGGAGCTCCAGCACGCTTTTCTGGAAAAGGACCCTGACGGGCTGTCGATCGACATCGATCTGTCCGATAAGAAACTTAACCTAGGTTATGATCCCCTGTTGCAAGAGCTACAAAGCGAAAAGCTGCTCGACGCCTGCGAGAAGGATGGATTCATATTGCCGGAGTTCCAGTTGGACCATTTGGACCCGTTGGCGTTGTCTCCGGACGACATGATGGTCGCCGGCGAGATTTTGCCATCGACCAGTGCTCAACCCGCTCTGAGTGTCCCCGATCGAGTCGTCGAGGAGATGTGCCCGGAGCCGGAACAAGACTCTCTGATGGGAAAGACCATGATCGCGGAAGATCAGGAGCAGCACGGCAAATCTACGCGGATCGTTGTTGACGTTTTGCACGACGCGGAAAACGTAAACAAAGGAGACGTTGACGTTCAGTCGCGAAAGGACAGTTGCTCGCCCGACGGTGCAACGAATCTCTATATGCAGGATCTCGATCCGGAGAATGTGATACATCAGCTGCCAAACGCCAGGTTGGTGGAAGCCAATTCCGAGAACATTATAATCGAACAGTTGAAAACCAAGGCTAAAGTGAAACTGGAGCCACGAATTATTAAGAAACGTAGAAAAATACCAGAAACGACGGAGAAGAAATTGAAAAACGAGATTACGATAACTGGAGAAAACTTTATAGATACGGAGGATGGGGTGATGGCAGTCGTAGCCATATCTACGGACAAAATCTCAAACATGACGCAAATTGTTATAAATACTGGCACAGAGGAACAAATATATCAGGGGAAGACTTCGGAACTCATAGAAGCCACGGGAAACTTTCCAAGATTACCGAAAATAGATACTTCGACGGCATGGAACAGCACGATAGAACAGAATGTGGAGAATACTATTAATCATGAAATGGTGATATCGAATGCTTTAGAGGAATTAGGCATCACAGATGATAACTTGCAACCAGTATTGATTAACGAACatgggaaagtatgggactgtccGCGCGAAGATTGTAGTAGACAATTTAGCAAGCTTTATGCTTTGAAAGGccatttactagctcactatggCGTGAGACCATTTaag TGCGACTTCGAAGGATGTGCCTGGGCCTTTTATTCGGAATTTAAGCTTAAACGGCATAAAGAGACGCATTTGAAACGCAAAGACTATGTTTGCGAGGTACAGGGTTGTAATCGTCGGTTCACCACGATTTACAATTTGTGGAGCCATAGAAAATTGCACACTCGTCCCAAAAGGATAGTGTGTCAAGTTCCAGACTGCCCGGAAAAGTTCCAGACGAAGAGAGCCCTGGAACTCCACATGAAATCACACGACCAGAGTCACGCTCCGTACGTTTGCAAACACGAAGGTTGCGGGAAGAGATACTACAGTAGTAACGCGTTGACGTCGCATCAAAGATGCCATAGTTATAAGGAAGTAGATGTAAAGTGTTCGTGGCCAGACTGTGGGAAAGTATTTGACAAGCCGTGCAGGCTGAAAGCtcacatacgttcgcacactGGCTCCAAGCCTTACCCTTGTACATTTCAAGGCTGCCAGTGGGCTTTCTCGTCGTCTAGCAAATTGAAGAggcaccagaaaaagcacaccaACGAGCGTAAATTTGTGTGCGACGTTCCTTCCTGCGGCAAGGCATTTATGAGATCCGAGCATCTCAGGGAGCATAGGTTGACGCATAAGGAAGGCAGATACTTTCAGTGTTTTATATGTAACGCAAAGTTCTCGGCGAAAAGCAGTTTGTACGTTCATATAAAGAAGCATCAAAATAAAGAGGACGCGGAGACGGATTCGTGCGACGTTGCTAACGAACAGAAACGCGGCAAAGTAAAAGATACGCATTGTTCCAGGGTAAATCCGGTTGTGAAATCGAAGAGAAAGTCAATAGATCTGAACGTGGATACCGCGTGCATGGACTCGCCGGCAATAGCGAGGCCCGAACAGGCGAATACAAATCTCagaaataataatgaaattcaAACGAACGTCGACGCAGTGCCTCCGCAGGATAAACCTAAAACTTTGTATCACTGTCCAGTCGAAACCTGTACGCGTTCGTATACCACGAAAGCCACGTTAAGGGCGCATATGTTAAAAGTACACGGCACGCCCGTCGAGGATTGTGATAAATCATCGAAAAGAGTCCCAGGAAGTCCGGTTTATAACATGGATTACATTTTATACACTACACCCTCGGTGTCGGAGCCCACGGAACAAATGATAATGGTAGCGCCGTGCGATGCTGTTATTCTCAGCGCTTCCTCGGAAACAGATCGCTCTCTACCCGAACCGGAACCACCACCTCTTACCAATATACTGAAAAATTCGGAATCCTCGTCGCAAGTTATGATGCATCGGCAAATATCCAATCAACACGCGAGAAAAGATCAGGGATCGGCGAGGACTGATTTAACATTTTCGGACGTATGGAAATTAAAGGCGAACGGTGCTGTGTTAGATTCTCTTGTTGGGGCATCGGACGTTGTGTTAGGTACAAGTGATTTAGAGGAAGGTTTATTGCTCACAGAGGAATTACCTTCTATGTATTATCAAGACGACGTGGTAGGAACAGAGTATCAGGTACTGTTACTTGATTCAGTACCGTCTGAAA